The window ATCCATTAGTTTGAATAGCCACTGTCTTCTATCATTGTGGCTCATTGGCAGAGAAAGCCATCCAGGAATCTTTTTTCACTTGTGTTGCATAAaagcttttttttgtttttttttaaataaattccCCATAATTTGGTACAAGTTAGAGGTCTAGCTATTTCAAGAAAATTGTCGCTCTTAAGGAAATATTAATTAGTTAGGCATGTTTTTTTAATAGTAGGTTTTCTAGTTTGGTGGTTCACATAACTAAGCCATGTTTGTAAGCTTGTTTATGCTACATGGTAAATTATATTAGGCTAAAATTTTGAGTACACATAGATCCCAAGGTCTTTGCTCATTTGTCAAGTTCAGGCCCGAGTTAGTCATATAGTGAATGATATTGAGAATTTGACATGGGAGCGAAGGACTATTGAAGGGTGTAGAAATGTACATGAGGAGCATGAAATTATACGGggggtatatgattgaattgaTGTCTGATATTTGACACTAGACATacattgggccactcacacggaggTATTTAGTACTCTTTACtgtttttagtgaaagttgaatgattctcattcaacctcaatATGACCTTATCCATgcaattgtggggtcagtatgaaccCGTGGAACTAATCGGGCCCGAATAtcagttaaaagaaaaaaaaaaatttgaaaatctaATATTTGGCATGTGATGATGTGGTCTATTTACACTATCTCCTAAATATCCAAGAGTTACATTTAGCATTTGATTATTTCTATCCCAATAAGTGGCTTCCTTTTTGTGAAAATTTACTCTGTTAtcacagtggtataaaaggaataaaaaaatctttcacCAACATCCATATCGACGGTCGGCCTACCCAGCTTATGGAATTCCCAAAACGTGGCGCAAATCATGTTAAGAGGGCTTTCATACTGGGCTCACGAAGTTGATCCAACGGCTTTTATGACAAAGCTATGATCCTACGGCTACAGTTTGCTTGTGTGGGAGATTCTTAACCAAGTCCTCGGACAGAAAACACTCTCCCATTTATTTATATCTAGTGAATATTGGGGATATAATCATCTTTCACATTGCCAAAGAAAAAACCGAATTACAGAGCATCATCACTTCTCAAGTGGGAAGCAAGCAAGTAAAGAGCATCAGAGACTGGTTAGAGATCTTGAAAACCTTCTCTCGAGTAAATTGTATTTCTGCTCCACCTGAGTCGCAATGGAGTACCGGAAAATCAAGGATCAGGTTTCCTTTCTCCTCCTTATCCATTTAGCCGTGTTTTTCTTCTGTCGTCCTCCTCCTTCAAACACGCTAactatccaaatcaaattggcAGTTTTCCGCTACCATTACATGGACTTCGAAATCAAACTATGCAATTTGGGTTTGCCATTTTAGTTCTTGTTTGACACTGTAAACCATTAATgttaaagggggggggggttgggatgTTCTTTCGGTTAGAACTCGATGATTAGTATGAAATCTAGGCAGTTGATTTGGCTACGGTTAGTAAGAATAGTATTTCTCGTGCCTTGGACATGGGTTCTCCATGCTCAAACTTATGGGTTTTCTTGTTAAAGTTTCCAATTTTGATCTGGGTTTCTTTGATTAGCACGAAATATAATGTTAGTGCCATTTCTACACTGTCCCTTTCTTGAAACTTAAATATATTTCAAGAACATCTTTCAATGCCACCAATTTCATTGGGTTCTAGATCAGGCACTTCTACAACTACTCATGTTTGAAAAATGCAAGCGGGAGCTGTTTCCTTCACAAGTTTCAATGAACTTCAGTTTAGCTTCTATATAGTTTGAAGTGAAGGGTTTATGTTTTTTCATTTGACACTTTACATCTAGTTTCTTTACATTTTAAGTTCTTAATTTTTCGCTTCAGTTCATTTCTTGAGTCAGCCAGTCGATTACCATCTGAATAAGTGCACGTTTCTGgaaatggatgatttttctggCCGCCCAGTTCATGTATTTCAATCCAAGTTCCCCTCCTTGTTCAGATTTTGTGAAACTAGATGGTGCATTGTTGATGACATTTGTTTCTAGAGATTTAACTATGGGATTTCCTGtgaaattgaactgaatgtacttGAGCATACTTATATGTGATCTTCATTGTCCTACTTTTAAATGCAAGAAATAGGAGCCATACAGATGTTTGAAGCCATTTTATTTTGCTTCAATTTGGAAGTAGAAGGCACTTCATCAAACCAAGGCCTTGCTGTTTTTCAGTTTCGAACTTTGAAAACCTTGAAAATTTCTGAGGCTATTCTGCTAATCATGTTCTGAAGTTTCCAATGATATATAACTAATAGGATAAAGATGGGGATCCTGTTGAAGATGATATAGAGAACTCACATGGAAAGCCTCATTCAGGTGGTATGCTATTTCTTTGGATCAAAGCTTGAGGCAGCAGCCCTACACAAATCTCCGTCTCTTGGCTTGATGCACTTATCTGCCTTCTCTAATTCCTATAATTTATAATGATTTGCAGGACCTGTCAATAGTGTAGCCACCTTGGGCTTGAGCAACCGCTCCAAATGGAAGCTCAAGTAAGAACTGCTTAGAAATCTAATAATATCTAATGTGGTCCCAATAAAGGTTATCTAgttgattttccttcttgtttcaCTGGTGCAGGTCGATTGTTACAATTACATTAACTGTGCTTACGAGTTCACAGGGAATATTGATTGTCTGGTCTAAAAGAGCTGGAAAGTATGAGTACAGTGTAACAACTGCAAATTTCTTGGTGCGAACGATGCTAATTTCCTTTCGAAATCCACattcccaccccccccctccccccccaaaaaaaaaagaaagaaaagcagCACCTTTAAATAGAATATGTGACATGTATAGAGCAGACTTTCACATTTTGGATGGTGGTCTTTGTTCTATGGCAGTCTatgttaatattgatttttctttctctgtttgcATTAGGTGGAGACTTTAAAATGTGCACTGTCACTTGCAGCCCTAGTAAGAATCTGGAGACGTGAGGGTGTTACTGAAGATAACAAGtaagccctctctctctctctctcacacacacacacacacacacacacacacacacacacacacacacaccacacTCACTCACTAACTCACTGATTTACTCATTGCTGTGGTCTTATTTTGTGTTACCTTTGCTGTGAACACTGGGTGATAAAATGCATTTTCTCGATAGTTTCATTGGGTTAGCTGGAATCACAGttcttggttttgaaaaaatACATTATATTAGGACATGTGAATACTGTTGCTGTCGGATCATTCTTTTGGTTCATTAAATTTGGAAATGTCAAGATGCATGTGATTGCTAAGTTGAAATAGATTTAGTTTCCATTTGTAAGCAATGTTACTCAGATTCTTATGTGTTctgaattttgtattttgatGCCTTCCATTTGCATATAGCCTCTTTCTGGTAATGTTCCCACAGTCATAAGTCCATGTTTTTCTGGTAATGCTTTATGAGCCCAGCCCAAATACAGCAAGTACTTCGTTTTTGTACAACAGTAACAGCAACCAGCCCTGTCCCAGCTTAataggtcggctacatggatccaagaaGGACAAAGATAAGGAAAtgtaaaagtaaaaggaaacaGATGTTCAAAAACAGTAACAAAGTAGAACACAGCTAGATGAGGTCCGCTACCTGAATTCTGGCCCTCCAATCTGCTCTATTCAAggccatacttgggacaaggcctAATCTGTGTCTGTTTTTCCTCattacttctcctatggtcatttttagCCTGCCAATAGCTTGTTTAGATCCTTCTATCTGGATCAGACCACTTgtccttactggtgcatccgatggcctccgttgaacatggccataccatctcaaatgactttcccaaagcttatcatgaattggggcaactcccaaatcatctCTTGTACATTCATTCCTTGCcttatcctttctagttttcCCGCACATCCATTTTAACATCCTCATATCCGCTACACATAGCTTGTCAATATGCAACTTCTTAaatgcccaacattctgccatGTACATTGTAGCAATCACTTCATTTTTGTGACAAACTTCAAATCTGGAACaaccaataaaggaagaagaataacagtaaacagaagaagagaagagatgcgAAGGCAAGAACCATGCACTACCGATTGGTGAGAAAAGTTGTCTCCAATCGGTAGGTatagtgtgtgtgtatatatatatatatatatgtatatcatAAGTATCAAGTACAAAGACAAATATGTCCTTACTAACATACCACACATGTGTACCCATGTGCAACCCTACTTAATGTAATAAACACATAATGATGAACTAACCACAAGGATATGACAAGTATACCTCTGCGATAACAAAACAAGCTACTTAACAATTTTTTATTCCTTATATGTATAAACATGTTATCAGGTGGTTTTTGTGGGTTATTCTAGGTACGTCAGTCTTAAAGTCTAAGTTATCATATTCTTTTTAGAGGGATCTTAATGCAGGTTGATAAGAGGATCTGCTGGTTGTGGGTTTTCTTTTAAGGTAGAAGGAAAGAGACTACTAGCAGTGGAGCCGCAAGGATAGGGAAGAAAGGGATTACAACTTACAAGGATGAGTGGAAGGGAGAAGTcgtgggagggagggagggagaggcaACAATCTCAATATtaactaaactaaactaaactaaactaattttccattccaaaatttaaaaaattcgtGTAGGATTACAACCTTATTTATAAAGATTAAATAAATTGACTTCAGGAATCTTTAACTAGATAAATAACTATCCCTTCAAATTACCTAAAAACTAACTTAAAACTGGCCTCTCAAGTTTTATAGAATAAGTGATCATCACCACTTGATCGGCATCATTGAACACTTGCTTTGATTTGATGGCAATCCAACACCTTTCATGAAAATCAGTAACAGTCCACTTCCAAATGTCTACAATCTgtggaagaaaaataaagttaacCACCTTGATCTCCTTATGAACAAAGCTAAATGGTGTCTCTCCAATTGGAATACGTTTGTAGGGTTTCACATCTTCAATCGGACCGTCAATTCCTCTTGTGACTGTACCGTTGGTGTCACTTCAGCCAAATTTAAAGAGGTATCAAACTGCAACCTTTTCAAGATGTGTAGTAGTCTTGACTTGCGAGGTCTTTAAACGTACATAAGTTCCCTTCACAATCGAAGACAACCTTCCATTCTTCCATCCATGATTGACCAACTGTAATGCGATGTTTGGAAGATGGAAATACATGACTTCTAGGATCATGAAAGTCAGAAGAATCTGAAAATTTGATGTACAACATCACCATCAGATTCAATGATCATCTCATCCATCTTAGACAACAGATCTACCAAGGACTACAAAACGAAATTATCTCATCACCCTTCATCTATGAATAAAAAGCAATTCTTTTGTTGGGCAAGCAAACTATAGTCTTAAAAATAAAGGTATCCATGTCTAGGTTAGGTTCATAATGCAGATCGATCAAAGGATTTGCTAGTGGTGGGAAAGAGACTGCAGCAATGGAGCTGCCAGgatagggaagaaagggaatcaTAAGGACGAAGGTAAGGGAGAATTCGTGGGGAAAATAGACATAAATTCCATAAATTCTTGTGAAATTACAACCACTATTTATAAAGACTAAATAAACTGACTTTTGGACTCCTAAACTAAATCCCTTAAAGTTATCTAATAAAAGCTAGCTTAAATTGATCAAACACTTGCTATAGCCTATAGAAGACTCCAAACAATGTAGCTCATGACTAACAACAAGAAATAAAAGGGCTCTTTCTACACTAAACTAACTTACATTACATAACAACACGTGGGAGCCACACAATCTTATCTATATATACTTAATCCCGTCTAAAAAAATTAAGACCCCAAATGTAGGCTTATAATAGAGGCTCATTACTTTATAAACTCAAAAATAAGAAGCCCAAGGTCCATAGGACCCAACCATGGGCCAAGATAAAGTCTTCCGAGGCCCGATTGACCCATTTGGACAACCTTAACTACATCAGATCTAGCAAGTAAATGGTAATAAATGCATCTAAGCCATTTCATTTGTTTGCTTTCACTAAtctttcgaaaaaaaaaaaaaattaattatttttctgttGGACATCTTCTACTGCATTTATAGATTTGCAATTATTGGGGTACCTCCTTGTGGTGCGGAGTGCTAGAGTCAATGCTAACGAGTGGAATTTGGTCGGTACTGAAAAAGGTTTAGTTGATTTGAGTTGATACTTGAAACACATATATAGTATTATTGTATTGCTTTATGCTTAATGTACCTTTAGAGTTATATCATTATATTGCCAAGATGTTTAACCTGAGAACTTTGATATAATAAAAGTTCTCTAATAGCGTGAGTGAGTGGGTCAAAGTGGACAGTTCATTGCTatggtctatatatatatatatacatatatatttccCCACTTAGGGGCTAAGTCTCTTACGTACAGGGCATGTAAACTGTAAAGGAAAGTCAAGCCAATGCATTTATGAACATGTTGCAGGTGTCAATCCACAATTCAATGGATCGACATGGAGcatttcaaaaaatgaaaaaatagctGGCATTTCAAACAACGACTGcgtagtgcagttggtgaagCTATGGTGGGCTAATTACATCCCCACCCTCCCATATAGAGTacgtacccaaaaaaaaaaaaaaaaaagcatggagCATTTCCTAGTGTGAAACTGTGTATGTTGGAATATGGAACAATCCTAATCATTTGATCTCAACTTTTTTTTCCGCACCACTCACCACTGGAAAGAATCAATTGGTTGGATTGTTGTAATTCTATGTGATTGGATTTTGCATGTAAAAGAACTCCAGAGTGAGACTGATCAAGTGGGATTGTGATCCTGTGTTGATAGGCTCTCCTTATGAACCATAACACCCTTTAGGATCCTAGGATCTCgtttttaaatgttttatttaatagatatatttttttgtctCTTGTTTGGCAATAAGATGCTTTGCTTGAATAAAGAAAGTGGAAATAGTCAACATTCCATGGAAAGgggaaatgaaaaaataaaagccTTTACCATGTCCTTTCTCAAGCATTGAGCAACGACCACTATGACcaagaggaaaaaggaaaagaaacagaagggggaaaggaaaaaagaaaaggtgctTTTACTTACTGACAGGCCATGCCTAAATATTGGGCTGCCCTTTAAAGAAGTCCACAAAACCTAACCTTATTTAACAAGTTAACCCTCAAATACCTATGAAAAGCTGAAAAAACAATATAAAggtgaagagagaagaagatggacAGTGAACAAGGCTGGGAGACAGATTTATTGTCTTGAGTTGGTGTCGTGATTTTGTGAACTGTCCATAGATTAGATTAGACAACATGTACTTTGTTCTCTTATGTGTCTCATTTTATTCTCTCAGGCTGAGTACATCATTCGACGAGGTTTCTGTTTACCCTATTCCTGCAGCACTCTACCTTATTAAGAACTTACTTCAGGTAGGAAATggactttcctctttcttttttttttttttttacaaggatAAATTCAGTATTGTGTTATTTTCGTAACTGATTATTATCATGGATACATAAGTCTTACTTTTCGAGAGGGAAAACTTGACTAGATCCATTTTCTGTATGCTGTGCAGTATTATATTTTTGCATATGTGGATGCTCCTGGTTACCAAATACTGAAGAACTTGAATCTTATCAGTACTGGAGTGTTATACCGCATCATTCTAAAGAAAAAGTAAGGACTTTGCACCTTTCCATTCAAGTTTTAGTATTTTCCCTTGACTGCATAAATTATTTTTACCATAGGCCCTTCTTCGTTAATTATTGGACTGTTATCAAAATTGATGCCAAAGCTCTTAATCTGATTTAATTCAGGGTTATTGACCATaaaagtttatatatatatatatatatatcgttgGCATATAAGTCCATTCTTTTTTTgaaccgggggggggggggtttgaaaccaaaacctATTTTCCCTGTTGGATTGAAAACAAATGGGACAATTGGAAAATTTAACCGTGAGTCCATTCTTTATTTGAACTTATTTTTAGGGGGGTGGggtttgaaaccaaaacctATTTCCCTTTTTGATCGAAAACAAATTGGACAATTGGAAAATTTAACTACAAGCACTGCAATTTTGGAGACAATTGTTTGAAGGGAAAATGTAACTGTGAGAGGTCTAAAACAGGggatatattattattattatctataCAGGGAgggtaaataaaaaatggaatgcAATCATCTGCATATGGAGTGGAGAGATAGAACCTTGTCACTAATATTTCGCATTAATTATTTCTTTCAGGTTAAGTGAGATTCAGTGGGCAGCTTTTATTTTGCTATGTGCAGGATGCACTACTGCACAACTTGATTCTTCGTAAGTGTTCCATATGCTTTGCCTATATGCCAGTACTGTCCTATGTTTGATTTCTTAAATGTAATTTTGTGATTTTATGAAGCCTCAACTCTTTCAAGGCACTACACGATATaatcattttgaatttttgatGTTTGGATAATCGGGACCATCTAATTAatgattgttttttttgttatctCTTACTTTGTGTTTT is drawn from Macadamia integrifolia cultivar HAES 741 chromosome 7, SCU_Mint_v3, whole genome shotgun sequence and contains these coding sequences:
- the LOC122083190 gene encoding CMP-sialic acid transporter 4-like isoform X1 (The sequence of the model RefSeq protein was modified relative to this genomic sequence to represent the inferred CDS: added 52 bases not found in genome assembly), which gives rise to MEYRKIKDQDKDGDPVEDDIENSHGKPHSGGPVNSVATLGLSNRSKWKLKSIVTITLTVLTSSQGILIVWSKRAGKYEYSVTTANFLVETLKCALSLAALVRIWRREGVTEDNKLSTSFDEVSVYPIPAALYLIKNLLQYYIFAYVDAPGYQILKNLNLISTGVLYRIILKKKLSEIQWAAFILLCAGCTTAQLDSSSDRVLQTPFQGWIMAIIMALLSGFAGVYTEAIIKKRPSRNINVQNFWLYIFGMAFNAIAIFTQDFDAVINKGFFHGYSLITTLMILNHALSGIAVSMVMKYADNIVKVYSTSVAMLLTAFVSIFLFGFHLSLAFFLGSMVISVSVYLHSIGKLQR
- the LOC122083190 gene encoding CMP-sialic acid transporter 4-like isoform X2 (The sequence of the model RefSeq protein was modified relative to this genomic sequence to represent the inferred CDS: added 52 bases not found in genome assembly), with the protein product MEYRKIKDQDKDGDPVEDDIENSHGKPHSGPVNSVATLGLSNRSKWKLKSIVTITLTVLTSSQGILIVWSKRAGKYEYSVTTANFLVETLKCALSLAALVRIWRREGVTEDNKLSTSFDEVSVYPIPAALYLIKNLLQYYIFAYVDAPGYQILKNLNLISTGVLYRIILKKKLSEIQWAAFILLCAGCTTAQLDSSSDRVLQTPFQGWIMAIIMALLSGFAGVYTEAIIKKRPSRNINVQNFWLYIFGMAFNAIAIFTQDFDAVINKGFFHGYSLITTLMILNHALSGIAVSMVMKYADNIVKVYSTSVAMLLTAFVSIFLFGFHLSLAFFLGSMVISVSVYLHSIGKLQR